One genomic segment of Effusibacillus lacus includes these proteins:
- a CDS encoding RsfA family transcriptional regulator: protein METVERWTTRSDAWTLEDDNRLAEIVLRHIREGSTQLNAFVEAANLLGRTPAACGYRWNGVVRRNYTDEIKQAKQEKKSLSAMKGQFSRRRHWTPDLEDTTIDGIIRALKHHERLYYELLDRNRELQERVNLLQQELEQLQYENRQLREREPSAAPVEQLTEDSRTLLKIMERARKLLEAEEQK from the coding sequence GTGGAAACTGTAGAACGTTGGACCACGCGATCGGATGCTTGGACACTTGAAGACGACAACCGGCTGGCTGAGATCGTGTTACGCCATATTCGGGAAGGCAGCACCCAATTGAATGCGTTTGTGGAAGCCGCCAACCTGCTGGGACGCACTCCGGCTGCCTGCGGATACAGATGGAACGGAGTCGTCCGCCGGAATTACACCGATGAAATCAAGCAGGCGAAACAGGAGAAGAAGAGCCTGTCCGCCATGAAAGGACAATTCTCCCGCCGCCGGCACTGGACGCCCGATTTGGAAGACACGACAATTGACGGGATCATACGGGCACTCAAACATCACGAGCGCCTCTATTATGAGTTGCTCGACCGCAACCGGGAGCTGCAGGAACGTGTCAATCTGCTGCAGCAGGAACTGGAACAGTTGCAGTATGAGAACCGGCAGCTTCGGGAGCGGGAACCGTCTGCAGCTCCTGTCGAGCAGCTTACGGAAGATTCCAGGACACTGCTCAAAATCATGGAGCGAGCCCGCAAACTGCTGGAAGCGGAAGAACAAAAATAA
- a CDS encoding Cof-type HAD-IIB family hydrolase encodes MKRRLIAIDLDGTMLTHNKTILARTKQTIKRVRGLGHEVVIATGRPPRSSVNYHRELELTTPMVNFNGALIHDPARPELDIHFPMEREVALQILGECKRFGVDNVMMEIKDRYFAQQIDELIHFLGDGSDPTGVGPIERYLLEHPTSMLIRTSKETIQPLRETLNQSFGGMVAHRYWSAPYHVLEVIKANISKATGLEILVDQLGFAREDVIAFGDEENDLEMIEWAGLGIAMGNANPVLKKVADRIADTNENNGLSSVLEELFLKDA; translated from the coding sequence ATGAAGCGTCGATTGATCGCCATCGACTTGGATGGCACAATGTTAACGCACAACAAAACGATTCTTGCAAGAACCAAGCAGACCATCAAACGGGTGCGCGGGTTGGGGCATGAAGTCGTGATTGCAACGGGACGCCCGCCGCGAAGCAGCGTGAATTACCACCGGGAACTGGAGCTGACGACTCCAATGGTCAATTTCAATGGCGCATTGATTCACGACCCGGCCCGACCGGAACTTGACATCCATTTCCCTATGGAACGGGAAGTAGCCTTGCAAATACTCGGGGAGTGCAAGCGATTTGGTGTGGATAACGTGATGATGGAGATCAAAGACCGGTACTTTGCCCAACAAATCGATGAATTGATTCATTTTCTGGGAGATGGCTCCGATCCGACAGGAGTAGGCCCGATTGAGAGATACCTGCTGGAGCACCCGACCAGTATGCTGATCCGCACAAGCAAAGAAACGATTCAGCCTCTGCGGGAGACGCTTAATCAAAGTTTTGGCGGAATGGTTGCCCACCGGTATTGGAGCGCCCCCTACCATGTGTTGGAGGTCATAAAGGCCAATATCTCGAAAGCTACGGGGCTGGAGATTCTGGTGGATCAATTGGGATTTGCACGGGAAGACGTAATCGCCTTCGGAGACGAAGAGAACGATCTGGAGATGATTGAGTGGGCGGGGCTTGGAATCGCGATGGGAAACGCGAATCCTGTCTTGAAAAAAGTAGCCGACCGAATTGCCGATACCAATGAAAATAACGGACTCTCATCCGTTTTAGAAGAACTGTTCCTCAAAGACGCTTAG
- the bioC gene encoding malonyl-ACP O-methyltransferase BioC: MITAGIDKRLLQKRFSQNAKTYDQYANVQKTMAGKLMDLALRAFPATGFHPPREFRILEIGCGTGFLTSQLLRHFPNASITAVDLAPGMIEIAKQRIAGESVDFRVGDIEEMDLDGTYDLIISNATFQWFNQLPLTVKRLFDVLGQQGVLLFSTFGPRTFEELHASFELAQQRFGLPDQERPGQSFYSSSELKKRVADALDPSDYQIEHSESLEVERFHSVRDFLTSVKKIGASNSNAGPHCQRPGVMKAMIAIYDRQYREEDTIPATYHAIFIKIGKL, translated from the coding sequence ATGATCACGGCTGGGATCGATAAACGGCTCTTACAAAAAAGGTTTAGTCAAAACGCAAAAACATACGATCAGTATGCCAACGTGCAAAAAACCATGGCCGGAAAATTAATGGATCTTGCACTCCGGGCTTTTCCTGCAACCGGCTTCCATCCTCCTCGAGAATTTCGCATTTTGGAAATTGGCTGTGGAACCGGGTTTTTAACATCTCAATTGCTGCGACACTTTCCTAATGCTTCGATTACTGCCGTGGATCTGGCACCGGGGATGATTGAGATTGCAAAACAGCGGATCGCAGGGGAATCGGTCGACTTTCGTGTCGGTGATATTGAAGAAATGGATCTGGACGGCACTTACGACCTGATTATTTCGAATGCGACTTTTCAATGGTTCAATCAACTGCCGCTCACCGTAAAACGGTTGTTTGATGTGTTAGGGCAACAAGGAGTCCTTTTATTTTCCACGTTCGGCCCTCGTACTTTCGAAGAACTACATGCTTCCTTCGAACTAGCTCAGCAGAGGTTCGGTTTACCCGATCAAGAAAGGCCGGGACAATCATTTTACAGTTCTTCTGAATTGAAAAAACGGGTGGCGGATGCTTTGGATCCCAGTGATTATCAGATCGAACACTCTGAGTCCTTAGAGGTAGAAAGATTCCACTCGGTCCGCGATTTCTTGACTTCGGTAAAAAAAATAGGGGCCAGCAACAGCAATGCCGGACCGCATTGTCAACGGCCCGGCGTAATGAAAGCAATGATCGCGATCTACGATCGGCAGTATCGGGAGGAAGATACGATTCCCGCCACTTACCATGCGATTTTTATAAAAATTGGTAAACTCTAA
- a CDS encoding alpha/beta fold hydrolase, giving the protein MSRTPLLLLPGWGMPSSVWKPMLPELERSFELLFVDWCGIVDLEGFQRQVLSVIHRNSLDRFSVMGWSLGSLAALQTAAMYPSRVGNLILFGATSRFISDEKATEPAGWPKRIVERMKRQLLKDPTQTLDAFYHSMFSEDEKLKALDEIFINQLHEDQPYSVEELVAGLDYLIEASARKDVNLIQSQVLLIHGEADQICPPEASRIIASGVSGPVHLELLANTGHIPFFTQPQQCLSVIKEALKL; this is encoded by the coding sequence ATGAGCCGCACTCCGCTTCTTTTATTGCCGGGCTGGGGGATGCCGTCTTCCGTTTGGAAGCCTATGCTTCCCGAATTGGAACGTTCATTTGAGCTTTTGTTTGTTGATTGGTGCGGAATCGTTGATCTGGAAGGATTTCAGCGTCAAGTCCTTTCGGTCATTCACCGGAATTCATTAGATCGTTTTTCAGTAATGGGCTGGTCATTGGGGAGTCTGGCCGCGTTGCAGACGGCGGCGATGTATCCGTCGCGTGTCGGGAATTTGATTCTGTTTGGAGCAACCAGCCGGTTCATATCGGATGAAAAAGCAACAGAACCTGCCGGTTGGCCGAAACGAATTGTGGAACGAATGAAACGCCAGTTGCTGAAAGATCCAACCCAAACACTGGATGCATTCTACCATTCGATGTTTTCAGAAGATGAGAAACTTAAAGCACTGGATGAAATTTTTATAAACCAGCTGCATGAGGATCAGCCCTATTCGGTGGAGGAATTGGTCGCCGGGCTGGATTACCTGATTGAAGCTTCCGCCAGGAAGGATGTGAATTTGATCCAATCGCAGGTTCTTCTCATTCATGGGGAAGCGGATCAGATTTGTCCACCGGAAGCTTCCCGGATCATCGCCAGCGGGGTAAGCGGCCCGGTTCACTTGGAACTGCTGGCCAACACAGGGCACATTCCTTTTTTTACTCAACCCCAACAATGTTTGTCCGTTATTAAGGAGGCGCTAAAACTATGA
- the bioF gene encoding 8-amino-7-oxononanoate synthase translates to MKDKFLSELEQLKRISQKRDLTEVEQAEQPWLYKSGKRLLNLASNNYLGLAGHERLKKAACVATETYGCGSTASRLIVGNHPAYRLAEEALVKWKGSEAGLIFNSGYTANIGIISSLIGRDGIVFSDKLNHASIVDGIVISRAEHQRYRHNDLDHLEALLQKAPLEKNKLIVTDAVFSMDGDLADLKGLVEVKERYNAILMVDEAHSSGIFGPQGQGYVHLLGLEDQVEVQMGTFSKALGCFGAYVVGKRWLIDYLINKARSFIYTTALPSGILASITEAITLVQEGSSRRETLREHSRFFRQELARLGFHLCGSETQIVPILVGSNEQTVLFSEKLQEMGIAAIPVRPPTVPENQARIRFTIMATHQRQDLADAVARIAQVGRELGVIQ, encoded by the coding sequence ATGAAAGATAAGTTTTTATCGGAGTTGGAACAGTTGAAAAGAATCTCGCAGAAACGAGATCTGACGGAAGTCGAACAGGCGGAACAGCCATGGTTGTATAAGAGCGGAAAGCGATTATTGAATCTCGCATCCAATAACTACCTCGGATTGGCGGGACATGAACGGCTGAAAAAAGCGGCCTGTGTTGCAACCGAAACTTACGGCTGCGGCTCGACAGCTTCCCGTCTGATCGTCGGGAACCATCCTGCTTACCGACTGGCGGAAGAAGCCCTTGTAAAGTGGAAAGGCAGCGAAGCGGGGTTAATTTTTAACAGCGGATATACAGCCAATATCGGCATTATTTCCAGTCTGATTGGCAGAGACGGAATCGTATTTAGCGACAAATTGAATCATGCGAGCATTGTTGACGGAATTGTGATCAGCCGGGCCGAACATCAACGTTATCGGCACAATGATTTGGATCATTTGGAAGCATTGCTGCAAAAAGCTCCACTTGAAAAAAACAAGCTGATTGTGACCGATGCCGTGTTCAGCATGGACGGTGATCTTGCCGATTTGAAAGGATTGGTGGAGGTAAAGGAGCGGTACAATGCGATTTTGATGGTGGATGAAGCCCACAGCAGCGGCATTTTTGGTCCACAGGGGCAAGGGTATGTACATCTGTTGGGCTTAGAGGATCAGGTTGAAGTGCAAATGGGGACATTCAGCAAAGCTTTGGGCTGTTTTGGCGCTTATGTGGTGGGGAAGCGATGGCTGATTGATTATTTGATCAATAAAGCGCGCAGTTTTATCTACACCACCGCCTTACCGTCCGGGATACTCGCTTCGATCACGGAGGCCATCACGTTGGTCCAGGAGGGTTCCAGCCGCAGGGAAACCTTACGGGAGCACAGCCGCTTTTTCCGGCAGGAACTGGCACGCTTGGGTTTTCATCTGTGCGGCAGTGAAACCCAGATTGTACCAATCTTGGTCGGTTCGAACGAGCAAACGGTTCTCTTTAGCGAAAAACTGCAGGAAATGGGGATTGCCGCTATCCCGGTAAGACCTCCAACGGTTCCGGAAAACCAGGCCCGCATCCGCTTTACTATTATGGCAACCCATCAAAGACAGGATTTAGCCGATGCGGTTGCCAGGATTGCACAGGTCGGTCGGGAATTGGGGGTCATCCAATGA
- the bioA gene encoding adenosylmethionine--8-amino-7-oxononanoate transaminase, translated as MEITYEMLAAKNKQFLWHPFTQMKDYLADDPLIIESGQGRKLRDVNGNEYWDGVSSIWLNVHGHRVPELDKAIQEQLGKIAHSTLLGMANVPAILLAEQLVELTPPGLNKVFYSDSGAEAVEIAVKMAFQYWQHKGRPEKKGFITMKEAYHGDTIGAVSVGAIDLFHKAYSSLLFPAYRIPYPFAYRSPHGDRCAEFCLQETEALLQEKADEIAAMIVEPVVQGASGIIIMPNGYMRQLRELCDRYNVLLIADEVAVGFGRTGKMFACEHDGITPDIMAVAKGITGGYLPLAATLTTDEVYEAFLGDYEEKKTFFHGHSYTGNQLGCSVALANLKLIRDTDLVQEAARKAEHVSRRLSRLRERKHVGDIRQKGLMVGVELVADKETKEEFPWEDRVGIRVCRRCRELGMLLRPLGNVIVFMPPLASTEAELDEMLTVLEQAIVDVTEGA; from the coding sequence ATGGAGATTACATACGAAATGTTGGCCGCCAAAAACAAACAGTTTCTGTGGCATCCGTTTACACAAATGAAGGACTATCTGGCGGATGACCCGCTGATTATTGAGAGCGGCCAGGGGAGAAAGCTGCGAGACGTGAACGGGAACGAGTATTGGGACGGCGTCTCTTCAATCTGGTTAAACGTACATGGGCACAGGGTTCCTGAGCTCGACAAGGCGATTCAGGAACAGCTTGGGAAAATCGCTCATTCCACACTGCTGGGCATGGCAAACGTACCGGCAATTTTATTGGCTGAGCAGCTTGTGGAACTCACCCCTCCGGGATTAAACAAAGTGTTCTACTCCGATTCAGGTGCGGAAGCGGTTGAGATCGCGGTCAAAATGGCTTTTCAGTATTGGCAGCACAAGGGAAGACCGGAGAAAAAAGGGTTTATCACAATGAAGGAAGCATACCACGGGGATACAATCGGTGCGGTATCGGTAGGTGCCATCGATCTTTTTCATAAAGCGTACTCATCACTTCTGTTCCCCGCCTATCGGATCCCTTATCCATTTGCCTACCGGAGTCCTCATGGGGACCGGTGTGCAGAGTTCTGTCTGCAAGAAACAGAGGCGCTTTTGCAAGAAAAGGCGGATGAGATTGCCGCGATGATTGTAGAGCCTGTTGTACAAGGCGCGAGCGGGATTATCATCATGCCCAATGGATATATGCGACAGCTCCGGGAATTGTGCGATCGGTACAATGTTTTGCTGATTGCCGATGAAGTGGCGGTCGGATTCGGTCGAACCGGGAAGATGTTTGCCTGCGAACATGACGGGATTACGCCGGACATTATGGCAGTAGCAAAAGGAATTACAGGCGGGTACCTGCCGCTGGCTGCCACATTGACAACCGATGAGGTGTACGAGGCTTTTCTTGGCGATTACGAAGAGAAGAAAACTTTCTTCCACGGCCATTCCTATACCGGGAATCAGTTAGGATGTTCGGTGGCCCTTGCCAATTTGAAGCTGATACGGGATACCGATCTGGTTCAGGAAGCAGCCCGCAAAGCGGAACATGTATCGCGGAGACTGTCTAGGCTGCGTGAACGAAAACATGTGGGAGATATCCGGCAAAAAGGGCTGATGGTCGGTGTGGAGCTTGTTGCCGACAAAGAGACCAAAGAGGAATTTCCCTGGGAAGACCGGGTGGGGATTCGCGTCTGCCGGCGATGCCGTGAGTTGGGAATGCTGCTGCGCCCTCTAGGGAATGTAATTGTGTTTATGCCGCCGTTGGCGTCCACCGAAGCGGAATTGGATGAGATGCTGACTGTTCTTGAGCAAGCAATTGTTGATGTCACCGAGGGAGCGTGA
- the bioD gene encoding dethiobiotin synthase, translated as MNGLFITATDTGVGKTLIAGGMAGVLRERGVDAGVYKPLQSGHLAADPEGDAARLKTLAGVEDPLDAICPCSFSEPLAPLVAMRRAGVSVTLEDIEAGYRRIANHHPFVIVEGAGGLAVPYTENTLVADVAARLGLPLLIVARSSLGTVNQTVLTVEFARQRGIDVIGVVLSGLGSSPIGVAEQTNPGLIEQWAKVPVLGTVPWLGEHFEPPEVRQSIKESVDIDTIMSGYLLKKENSGRGQQ; from the coding sequence GTGAACGGTCTTTTTATTACAGCAACCGATACGGGTGTAGGAAAAACGCTGATTGCGGGAGGAATGGCGGGTGTCCTGCGGGAACGGGGCGTCGATGCCGGAGTCTACAAACCTTTGCAAAGCGGCCATCTTGCAGCGGATCCTGAAGGAGATGCTGCAAGGTTGAAAACCCTTGCGGGTGTTGAAGACCCTCTCGATGCGATTTGTCCCTGTTCGTTTTCAGAACCGCTGGCACCTTTGGTGGCAATGCGCCGTGCAGGAGTCTCTGTTACTTTGGAGGATATCGAAGCAGGATACCGGAGAATTGCGAACCATCACCCATTTGTCATTGTGGAAGGGGCAGGGGGGTTAGCAGTTCCGTATACGGAGAACACCCTTGTGGCGGATGTGGCTGCCCGTTTGGGGCTGCCTTTGCTGATTGTCGCGCGCTCAAGCTTGGGGACTGTCAATCAAACGGTTTTGACAGTCGAATTTGCCCGACAGCGAGGGATTGATGTGATCGGCGTTGTTCTATCGGGACTCGGCAGCAGTCCGATTGGAGTTGCTGAGCAAACGAATCCCGGCTTGATCGAACAATGGGCAAAGGTTCCCGTACTTGGAACGGTTCCTTGGTTGGGAGAGCATTTTGAACCCCCAGAGGTCAGACAATCGATCAAGGAAAGTGTCGATATCGACACCATAATGTCAGGCTACTTATTGAAAAAAGAAAATTCCGGGAGGGGACAACAGTGA
- the bioB gene encoding biotin synthase BioB codes for MTQAVTQQFDWKAIATRVLEGVPVSRDEALAIVRADDDELLDIMHAAFLIRKKYYGKKVKLNMIINAKSGLCPEDCGYCSQSIVSEAPVDKYAWLTKEKILEGAQEAIRRKAGTYCIVASGRRPTDKEIDHVADAVKEIRETTDLKICCCLGFLNEEHASKLAAAGVHRYNHNLNTSAANYSNITSTHTYEDRVDTVRKVKESGISPCSGAIFGMGESEEEAVEIAFALRDLDADSIPCNFLNPVDGTPLEGRRELTPRKCLKLLAMMRFVNPSKEIRIAGGREVNLRHLQAMGLYAANSIFVGDYLTTAGQEPMADWQMIEDLGFEIEECAL; via the coding sequence GTGACACAAGCAGTTACCCAACAATTCGATTGGAAGGCAATCGCCACAAGAGTGCTTGAAGGAGTGCCGGTATCCAGGGATGAGGCGCTGGCGATTGTGAGAGCGGACGATGACGAGCTCCTCGACATTATGCATGCCGCTTTTCTTATTAGAAAAAAGTACTACGGCAAAAAAGTAAAGCTGAACATGATCATCAACGCAAAAAGCGGACTGTGCCCGGAGGATTGCGGGTACTGTTCCCAATCCATAGTGTCGGAAGCGCCGGTTGACAAATACGCCTGGCTGACAAAAGAAAAGATTCTTGAGGGAGCGCAAGAGGCTATTCGCCGCAAGGCGGGCACCTACTGCATTGTAGCTTCGGGCCGCCGCCCCACCGACAAGGAAATCGACCATGTGGCGGATGCGGTGAAGGAGATCCGGGAGACTACGGATCTAAAGATCTGCTGCTGTCTGGGCTTCCTCAACGAGGAACACGCCAGCAAATTGGCAGCGGCGGGAGTTCACCGCTATAACCATAACCTGAATACAAGTGCTGCCAACTACAGCAATATTACAAGCACCCATACATACGAGGACCGTGTCGATACGGTCAGAAAGGTGAAAGAATCGGGCATCTCCCCCTGCTCCGGGGCCATCTTTGGCATGGGAGAGTCGGAGGAAGAAGCGGTGGAAATTGCCTTTGCGCTGCGTGACCTGGATGCAGACTCGATTCCCTGCAATTTTCTGAACCCGGTTGACGGTACACCTCTGGAAGGCCGGCGGGAACTGACTCCCCGAAAGTGTTTGAAACTGCTGGCCATGATGCGCTTTGTCAATCCTTCAAAGGAAATCCGGATTGCCGGCGGACGGGAAGTGAATCTGCGCCATCTGCAGGCGATGGGCTTATATGCGGCCAATTCGATTTTTGTCGGGGATTATCTGACAACTGCAGGGCAGGAACCGATGGCCGACTGGCAGATGATTGAAGACCTGGGATTCGAGATTGAGGAGTGTGCATTGTAG
- a CDS encoding cupin domain-containing protein — translation MSKAETVFQHAVFDDHSVSKVNNFTGQDLTTNTYYFKPGQSMGYMTPLGGDEVFVVLQGQGQFHLNNGQEETIEVEPGSIMYIPAGVKYKISNTHAGDMICTGIHHPPH, via the coding sequence ATGTCCAAGGCAGAAACCGTATTCCAGCATGCCGTGTTCGACGATCATTCGGTCAGCAAAGTGAACAATTTTACCGGTCAGGATCTGACCACCAACACCTACTATTTCAAGCCGGGCCAGTCCATGGGGTACATGACGCCGCTGGGCGGTGATGAAGTGTTTGTCGTACTGCAGGGCCAAGGCCAGTTCCACCTGAACAACGGACAGGAAGAAACGATTGAGGTGGAACCCGGTTCCATCATGTACATACCTGCGGGAGTCAAGTACAAAATCTCCAACACGCATGCGGGTGACATGATCTGTACCGGTATTCATCATCCCCCGCACTAA
- a CDS encoding complex I NDUFA9 subunit family protein translates to MRIFLTGGTGYVGQELLQSLWMSGYQTVCLTRPGSEKKLTLVPETADLISVAYGDVLNPESLVKGMRGCDAVIHLVGIIREFPGKGITFDKLHVEATRNVVEACKQTGIKRYVHMSALGARVGSQSGYSHTKGIAEGIVKESGLDWTIFRPSVIFGAKDEFVNMLAGMIRKAPIVPVIGTGAYRLQPVSLKNVAEGFTRALDKPETIGQIYEVGGPQSYSYDEMIDEIALAMGKKKAKIHMPLALMMPIIRLMEGFAFFPITRAQLTMLLEGNTCDSTGFYRTFDIRPIPFAGGIRQYIG, encoded by the coding sequence ATGCGAATCTTCTTGACCGGCGGAACCGGCTATGTCGGACAGGAATTGTTGCAATCATTATGGATGAGCGGATATCAAACGGTCTGCCTGACAAGACCCGGCTCCGAGAAAAAATTGACCCTCGTGCCTGAGACGGCTGACCTCATCTCTGTTGCTTACGGTGATGTACTGAACCCTGAAAGCCTGGTGAAAGGCATGCGAGGGTGCGATGCTGTGATTCACCTCGTTGGCATTATCCGCGAGTTCCCCGGGAAGGGGATTACCTTTGACAAGCTGCACGTGGAGGCCACCCGGAATGTGGTGGAGGCTTGCAAACAAACAGGCATCAAAAGATATGTACATATGAGTGCTCTGGGAGCCCGCGTCGGTTCTCAATCCGGCTATTCCCACACCAAAGGGATTGCGGAGGGAATTGTAAAAGAGTCCGGCCTGGACTGGACCATCTTCCGACCTTCCGTAATCTTCGGAGCGAAGGATGAGTTCGTCAACATGCTTGCCGGCATGATCCGCAAGGCACCGATCGTCCCTGTAATCGGGACGGGCGCCTACCGGCTGCAGCCCGTGTCCCTGAAAAACGTGGCAGAAGGGTTCACACGAGCCTTGGACAAACCGGAAACCATCGGGCAAATCTATGAAGTGGGCGGCCCACAATCCTACAGTTACGACGAGATGATTGACGAGATCGCCTTGGCCATGGGCAAGAAGAAAGCCAAGATCCACATGCCCCTCGCCCTTATGATGCCCATTATCCGGCTTATGGAAGGTTTCGCTTTCTTCCCCATCACCCGGGCACAGCTGACAATGCTCTTGGAAGGCAATACCTGTGATTCGACCGGATTTTACCGGACGTTTGACATCCGGCCGATTCCCTTTGCCGGAGGCATCCGCCAGTATATTGGGTGA
- a CDS encoding YktB family protein — MFAGWKEEDFAVFEVEGLEPRMEALKTRVRPKFEAIGTELAPDLSAHYGEEFFAHVAKHARRKTNPPSDSWVSFATNPRGYKMLPHFQVGLWSTHAFVQFAIIYECLHKKEFGEQLARQWPEVRDKIPGSMLWYDDHVKPKPVPHSEMNEKIDIFTRKLIHNKNGELLVGIEIPRAEAISMSGGEFLDRARQTMLQLEPLYKLSPQ, encoded by the coding sequence ATGTTTGCCGGATGGAAAGAAGAAGACTTTGCTGTATTTGAAGTGGAAGGGCTGGAGCCCCGAATGGAGGCCCTCAAGACCAGAGTGCGTCCCAAGTTTGAAGCGATCGGCACAGAATTGGCTCCGGATTTGTCCGCCCATTACGGAGAAGAGTTCTTTGCGCATGTGGCCAAACATGCCCGGCGGAAAACCAACCCCCCCAGCGATTCCTGGGTAAGCTTTGCCACAAATCCTCGCGGCTATAAGATGCTGCCCCATTTTCAAGTCGGATTGTGGTCTACCCATGCTTTCGTGCAGTTTGCCATCATCTACGAATGCTTGCACAAGAAAGAATTCGGGGAACAACTGGCGCGGCAATGGCCGGAGGTCAGGGATAAAATTCCGGGGTCCATGCTTTGGTACGATGACCACGTGAAACCAAAGCCCGTCCCTCATTCGGAGATGAATGAGAAAATTGACATCTTCACCCGAAAACTCATACATAACAAGAATGGGGAACTGCTGGTCGGGATCGAAATCCCGCGAGCAGAAGCAATATCCATGTCGGGCGGGGAGTTTCTGGACAGGGCACGGCAAACCATGCTCCAACTGGAACCGCTGTATAAACTGTCACCCCAGTAG